The Chroicocephalus ridibundus chromosome 4, bChrRid1.1, whole genome shotgun sequence genome contains the following window.
TATGccattgggatttttttaaattacttaattttttttttggttgttccCAATGAACACAACACGATTAAACACATAGAAGAGAAAAGTGTTTAAATTGTGACTTACGGTATAGAGAAATACTGACTGCTGTCCTTAAATGCACTGTGTGACTAGCTGTCCTGAAATAGATGTATTTTAGAGTAGTCGCACTCGAATCGCgttccctgccagcagcacagccccacgcGGCAGGTCACGGGGCTCCTGGAGCCACCCCAAACCTGTGCGTTcaaagaaggagggaaagagtTTATTTGGGTATATTGACAACTGTTGCCATACTGACGGCTGAGGGTTTAttgctgaagacagaaaataacatttcaggagagtgtgtttggttttgcataGAATAACACACAAGGACCGTTACTGAGGACATGGCATACTGTTGATAGAAATTGCAGAAATTTTACTGCCATGTTATTGCAagatttaaatgtgtttaaaacatgGAGATCCGTTGCTTTATGTTGAAGATTAAGTCTTTAATTTACTTAAAAGTACTTACAGAACTATATTTTTTACAGGCTTTCCCATTGGTTTGTTTTAAGCTCCAATTTCAGCAGTATTTGAAatcaagaaatttaattttatttacagcaaaGAGCTCAGATAGcttatgtaatattttttatgTGGTTCAGgacaaatataaaactaaaaagaTCTAATTCATTTTAAGAAGCCACCTTCctacttagaaaaaaatagaaaattagagACCGCCAAGGCAAAATAACTTGTTCTTCCTACAGAGCTGGTATGCAGATTTATCAAGTTCTTACTAGATTAGtccttaaaagaataaaaatacagtctgAGTGCTTTGAGCACTCTGTTCACGTGATTATcttgaaaacagacatttttcaaaatgagataGAGAAGTTGTACAGTTAAAGTGCAGTAAAGTTTAAAATCTGCTAATTTGTGGAAAGATGTCTTAAGCTTTTATGTTTGTTGATTAAGCAGTTGGTGAATGGCTGTCCTGGTCTAGAAAGATACAAAacgaaagaaaaacaaaaccgtGGCATTGGTGTTAATCTTAAAGATAAACTTTGAAGGTTTCAGTTTTTTCTAGGATTATTTGACATATTCAAATGATTGCAATGGTCTCTCTGTGTGTTACCGTCTGATATGAGAATGAGAGCTCTTAGGTAGGGCTGAAAAGTAAGATGGGAAGCTGGCCACCACTGGAAACCCACTCTTCGTATAGTGAATGTTAACATTTCATTGCCCtccttttattgttgtttgtgATTGCAGCAGTGAAGGCCACTGGTTGTAACCTGGAGAAGGTAAACATTCTTCCTAGTGCCTTGATAACTCCACTCATGCCAAGCAGTATGATTAAGAATGAAGATGTGGCTCCAATGGAAGTAAGTGCAGAGAAGAGATCTCCCCCTGTCTTCAAGGTAAGTTTGATTGCGATCTGAAGACAGTAGCTTTAATAGTTTTAGTGACATCTGCCCATCAGTCCATGTTCTAACAGTGGAGAGGGGTAACACACAGGGAAAATGTCACGTCTGAGATGGGTCTGGGCAAAACATGATCGTGGAGCATGATTGAAATAATAGACAATTGCCTTTGAAAGTAACTTCTCTTGTTCCCACATTCAAACAGATTGATTGGTTAGTGAaactaagatatttttttttcccctgtgacaCAGAAATAGTataagaatattattttaatcaCTTCCTAGCATTGCTTTCATTAAATTGTATCTTGACTCCTTCCTTGAAGTAGCATTTCCACTTGTAGTCACTTGCTCGCTTGGTTGGTTGTGTATGGAGAGATACATAGCCATCAAATCTTACGTCTGATCGTTCCTGAGCACGGTGGGTTGGTGGAAATTTTGTAAGCACAACGTGAGTAAGCTTAATGAATTGCTCAACGTATTGCTCTTTTCAGGCTTCAAGTGTGGTTGGACCAACTCAACAAACATTGGACAACAGTATGTCCAGCATATCAACTTCTGCTTCCCATTTaccttctgaaaatgaaaaccagcaacaaatACAGCCGAAGGTGTTTAATCCAGAGTCACTAACTACTATCCAAACACAGGACATTTCCCAGCCTGGTAGCTTTTCAGCGGTCTCTACTCCGGGTCAGCTGCAGAACAGTGATGCATTACTGCAGCAAGCTGCACAGTTCCAAACAAGAGATTCCCAAACCAGGGAGGTCTTGCAATCGGATGGCACAGTAGTCACTTTGTCACAATTAACTGACGCATCACAACAACAACAGTCTACGCTCTCAGAACCAGCACAGGCATTGCAGCAACAGATTTCATCAAGTATTTTCTCATCAGCAAGCGGCGTGAGTCAGTTACAGAACACTATACAGCAACTGCAAGCTGGAAATTTTCCGACTAACACTGCCACGGGCAGCAATAGAAACGTTGACTTGGTGCAGCAGGTATTGGAAGCTCAGCAGCAGttatcttctgttttattttctggttcaGACAGCAGTGAGGATGTTCAAGATCAGCTAAACGCAGATATCTTTCAGCAAGTTAGCCAGATACAAAATAGTGTCAGTTCTGGGATATTTTCCTCATCAGACACGGCTGTCCATTCCAGACCAGAGAACCTTTTGCCTGGACGAGCTGAAAATGTTCACTCACAGCCTGAAAACGCATTGTCCaatcaacagcaacaacagcagcagcagcagcagcaggcgaTGGAGACTTCTGCAGCAATGGTGATAGGAATCCAACAAAACATTTGCCAAGCTGCAACACAGATGCAGTCCGATTTGTTCTCTTCAACAACTTCAGGGAACGGAGCCCTCCAGCAGTCACCTGTTTACCAGCAGGCTTCTCACATAATGAGTGGGTTATCAACAAGCGAAGACATGCAAATGCAGTGTGAATTATTCTCTTCATCTCCTGGTGTTTCTGGAAGTGAGACCACTCCTACTGCTCAGCAGCAGGTCTCCAACAACGGACCGACTATGTTTCAGGCATCAAATTCTGCAGATGGAGAAGAAGCTTCAGGTCAGGGTAAACAGATGCAAAGTACCGTATTTCAGACCATGGTTCAAATGCAGCACAGTGGAGAAAGTCAATCTCAAGTTAATCTCTTTTCATCTACCAAAAACATGATGACTGTTCAAGCAAGTGGAACTCAACAACAAGGAGGTGGTCTGTTCCAGCAAGGCGGAGAAATCATGTCTATTCAGTCGGGAAGCTTCATGCAGCAGTCTCCACATTCACAAGCTCAGCTTTTTCACTCGCAGAATCCTATTGGTGATGCTCAAAATATATCACAGGAAGCACAAGGCTCCATCTTTCGCAGTCCGAATTCCATTGTCCACAACCAGACCAGTACTAATTCCTCAGATCAATTGCAGCCTCCAATGTTCCACTCGCAGAACACCATGAGTGTATTACAGAGCTCTTCAGTTCCTCAAGACCAGCAGTCTGCTAACATGTTCCTTTCCCAGAGTTCAATGAACAACCCTGCAACTCAGGAGGAACAGATGTCGTTCTTTACAAGCGCAAATTCCATTTCTCCTCTTCAGACAGCAGCAAACACTGAACAGCAGACTTCTTTCCCACAGCAGACGCAGATATCTCACATCCAGAGTTCTATGCTTCCCCAAGAACAGCCCCAGACTCAGCCTGCTCAGCAAGGTTTGTTTCAGTCTCAAGTGTCATTAGGCTCCATCCAGTCCAGTTCAATTCCCCAGAACCAACAAGGAGCCATCTTCCAGCCTCAGCATTCGATAGTTGCTATGCAGAGCAGCCCTCCGTctcaagaacagcagcagcagcaacagcagaacaTGATGTTCAGTAATCAAAACACAATGAGTACAATTGCGTCTCAAAAGCAGAACATGATTTTCAATCCAAATCAAAACCCAGTTACCAATCAGGAGCAACAAGGCCAGTCCATTTTTCATCCCCAGACTAACATGGCATCAATgaaccaggagcagcagcccatgCAATTCCAGAGTCAGACTACAGTGTCTTCTCTTCAGAATCCTGGATCCAACCAGGCTGAAGCACAGCAGCCAGCCATCTTCCATAACTCACCCCAGATTCAGTTGGTCCAAGGGTCACCAAGTTCTCAAGAGCAACAAGTCACCCTCTTCATCTCTTCAGCTTCCATGTCTGCCTTGCAGAATACGATGAGCCAGCAAGAGCTGCAGCAGTCTCCGCTGTACTCTTCTCAAAACAGCATGGCGGGAATGCAAGGAACTGCTTCTCCTCCACAGCAACAGGCTTCTTTATTTCACAACACGGCAGGAGGTGCTATCAACCAGCTGCAGAATTCTCCTGCCTCATCTCAGCAAACATCAGGAATATTCCTGTTCGGCATTCAAAACAGTAAGTGGTAGATGCCCGATTCTGAGTTTACAGTTTAGAAGAGCTACTAGTTGGACTCTACAAGACGATGATTGTTCAGTTCAgcgatatttaaaaaaaaataaaatatctggaaTAAGTAATGTAGCAGTACAATTGAGTATATACGTATTTGTCGTACTGCTGTGAATGTTGCTGATGTTGATGAGAACTCTGAGCTTAAATACCTGTTGGTCATCTTACGCTTAGGATTAACATGTGACAAAACCACTTTAGAATTGTGTTTATATCTATATAAAGTAtagatataatatatatgtattaaatattattaacaaCACATATAATATATAGAATAAATAtacacacagtttaaaaaaaaaaaaaaagtttgtgccCTCTTAAGACAGCTCCACTAATCTTTCTCTTGCTGCATTTGTTTTCCACAATTTATGCAATGACTTTTCTCCAGCCATTGTTGAAGAAAAGCAAGGATTTTTGGAGCTGTGTAGTCCAGAAGAGTGTCTGTTGAAGTGTATTTGAAACGCTTTAACTTTATAAGCCTGTGCTTTTCCATATCTCGTCTCTGAATCTGGCCTCTGTGACAAGTCCTTTGGGACGTAGATCCTTTCGTCTGCCGGTAAAGGGCTGTGTACCTACCTGTGAAGTTCCAGAAGCAGCAGATGCAGATGATGATTGTAGCGTCTTATAAAAGATCTGGACATAAAGCCATAGTTCTATACTTGGTCTGTGGTTGTACCTGAATATGTGCTTTGCTGTATGAGCCCTTTGACAGTCAGGCCATGTACAGCCAAGCCTTTCCGTGAAACTGAAGATAATGCTAGAAAGCGATAGGAGATGTGACACCATTTGCAGATTTATAGAAGAGCTAGTGGATACCTTGGCTGAACTGAAGGTGACACATCTGTAACTAACAAATAACAACAAAGGATGGCCATACTCAACACTTATGCCATGcgttttggttttcttctagcTAAGTATTGTCCTCTGTTTGAGGTGTTGGTCGTGTTTGGTCATAGTACAGAGATATGGACTCTGTACTGGATGTATTCAGTGAATACTGTATACAATGAATACTGTATGTATTCAATGCGTACACCATGAACTTGTGCTTACAGCCTGGGAGAGTGGCGAGCAAAGGTGGTCACGTGAACAAAAGTGCGTCTGACTTTCTGCGTGGTTTATAGTCAATACGGATGTATGTAAAGAAGTTGGCAAATTAACCTCATTTAAACGGTCCTTTGTTCTTCACTTACCGCTTTACAGACTGTGGGCAGCTGCTAACTTCTGGACCAGCTACGTTGCCGGATGAGTTGATGGCTATAAGTCAGCCAGGTCAGCCACAGAGTGAGGGACAAGCGGCAGTGCCAACGCTTCTCTCCCAGCAGATATCTGAGACTCCTCCGCTACCGTCAGCTATGGCAACCAATCAGAATATTGAGAAAATAGATGATCTGCTTGTGTCGTTACAAAACCAGGGGAACAATATGGCTGGCTCGTTTTAATTAGTCAAGTAAGTAATGTGTTTTTCAAGTTAGTCAAGTAAGTAATGTCTTTCCTGCCTTGTATGCTTTTGTTCAGTAAGTCTTTACTTGGGAGTGTATCACCACGCTCTGAGATCAGCTAAAATGCCGGTACTGCTGAATTAAGACTATGATACCAGTGGCTAGAATGAAGAGCTATTAAAAACAGTCAGAGGTCAGAATTTGTATGAAGCAGGTAGTTGAGGTGAGGTCTTGTCATACAGCTGCTGTATGTTTTGTCATCTGCTGTTACGGTCTAGTACTTCATTAGGAAGGAGAGTGGATCATCGACGGCTTGGCAGATAAAAGCGTTATGAAATATGACTGTAGTTAAAAAGTTAAGGCTTATTGAGTATATAACATCTGAAGTCTGTACTGTTGGGAAGTTGCCCTCTGGGTTACAAAAATGTAATGTGAAAACGAGTTTCGGTAGGATATGGCAGCTATTGAGAGTGTGCCACATGCGGAGCCTTTGCTAAAGTGAGCTGTCACAGTCGGCTGTTACTAGGAAACATTCTGCTCTTAGAAGGTGCCTTTTTCAGAGAGGTGAAAGAGGCTTTGACTACAAATGAGTACCAAGAACCAGGAGGACTCTGGAATCTAGTATTGTCCACAGCGTGTAACTTGGCTCTGGTTAACTGTGCTGCCATCCTGAATCCCCCAGAAGTTTCGCTTCAGTGATAGACTTCATTTTCTAATCTAAACTGTTTTGTACACAAGcttatgaactttaaaaaaaaaaaaaaagttgaaggaGAGTAATCCTCTCTATGAAAGAGTGCTGTGTTCTGATACTCGCTCATAGTTTCATGTCTGCCTGCAAAGGACGCTTCCACGATGAAGAACCGATGAAGAAGTAAGAGGATGACCTTTTTAGCTGTGCCTAActtttttgcttccttgttttttcctgcagaaattctgtgaagaaaaaaagtgacGATTTCCCAGATCCTCGCAGACCTTCCGACCCTGGATTAGGCTGTGCGGAACTGATTGCTTCTGTCAAAAAGTGGCCCTCCTCTCTAAAGAGCACACCCGTGGGCAATCGCAGTGTCTAGCACCTAAAGCTGTGGCCATAGTGTTTGGGATTTGTAGTGCCAATAATGCTGAAGAGCTATGCTTTGTTTTACTAGGGCATGGGACTGTACTGTTACTAGATTCCTAACCCTCGTTGACAGTGGGGTGCTCTTTCAATTTAAAGCATATCTGGTCAGTTATTATTGTTGTTAGAAGGTAATACCCGTTACCACGTttactcttttttcctcctcttccttcttcacatCCCCTGTTTTGACTAGCAGAGCTTGTGAAGCAGAAACATCAAATGCCTGTGACATGAGCTCGTAGCTGTCAGCAAGTGAAGGGATCGCAGGTTTCGCAGTTGAGTGGGAGAGCTCATGCTGCGATTTGTTAATTGCAGTAGGTGGCAATGAAAAATATTGGTAACTGTAATAAACAAGCGGAGAATTGCTTGCTGCTGTAGATAGCCAGAGGTGGGTGCTTCCCAGCGGAGAATGTGATTAACGGTTTTCCGTGTCTCTTACGTGTAACTGTACATAGAGCAAGGGTTTGGTGGCTCTAACAAAATGAAGAAACGAAGGGGAACTTTCAGTTAAATTGTGCTCTTCAAATCTTATCCTCTAAAATACCTTCAGCGTGAAAGGAACATTCTGCCTGGCCGAGGAAAGAGCTGCTCTGTGTCTCTCACTCTGCCTGTGTGGGTTAGAGCTCTGTAAAGCTGCGTGAGCCACTCGCGACCCAgccttctccctgtccttctgTTCAtggttttccttccctctcatcAGTTTCACGTTGcgttttttaaaaagacatagtATCCTACTGGCTTTAAAGATCAGAAGCGGCTTTTAGGAATCCATGGCATTAAATTGCTTAGTCAGGAGAAGCTTTGACAAATAATCAAGGATTAAGCAGAAAGAGGAAGCAATTTCTCCACCACCTTCTCAATGCGGGAATCCCCCTTAACCAGTCATTTTCCAGCTGTTACTGATGTAAATCTTCAGCTTGACTTTACTCCAAGGAGGGGGCAAGTTACAGCATTTCTAAGCGTTCTCGAAAATTTCACTTCATCCTGAGCTGTTGCGTCTTTGTAGCATATTAAGCTCATTGCagttttgaagtgattttttttttaaatacctacagtCCCCAAATCTGGTTTCTAGATTGTCATgtctcaatgaaaaaaaaaaaaaaaagaaaaaaaattgactgaTGTTACAGAATGTAAAAACAACCCACTCCAGCCCATGCAGTTGTATTGTGAGGCATGTGAATTTTTGGGTGCTCCAACTATCCGGACAGTTTGGTGATATCTCACTCCAGCCTCATCCCGCTGGGTGTTTCTTCTCCTGCAGGTGGAAGGCTGTTGCTGCAGTTAGAGCCAAACAGCTGTCACGTATGGCTATTATGCCTCGGTAGCGTGTAGTTGGTAtcatgtcatttttttcatttttgttattttaaataacaaagaatAGTCTGTAAATGGTTTTTCAGTTACTCTAGTCTGTTTactgtgtgttttttcccttAACTTGTGTGCGTAGTTGAGCCGTGtagagtttttgtttgttttaatggttttttcctgtttgtcagTCTGTCATAACGttcacttctctttctgtctctctctttctctctctcattgaGAGGCATTGAATTACGTTTTCAGTAGTAAGGCTTCTTGCCGATATGAAGGGAACTTTTCAGAAAGAGACCTGCTCTGGGTCATTTAATTTTGAATACAGTTTTCAATCGTTCAAGTTTTGGATGGTTTATATCTaatgtgtgtttcatttttttggaaagCTATATTTTGTATTTAGGAAATGGTATACTATTTTGCTATTTGTACTGAGTGAGTACATtggcataaatataaaaatttatatatatacatatatataaaatattctttttgccACACATTTTTGTGGTAAATTTGTGAGTTTGTCTGATGTTCTACCACAACGTGGCGTCTGATAacagtggggtggggtggggtttgtTATGTCTTTATTGAGTATTTAAGTACTTTTTGCAACATAAACGACTTGTTCATCTCTCGCCATTCCATCAGGCAATCGATTGTTCCGGCTGGCTATGAGAAGCTTCACTGTGTGTTTTGATGTGTCTGTCACTCAGCAATACGACCTAGCGAGGAAACCCGTAGGCATTTAGGCGTATAGATATAACGGGGTTTCATTCAGAATGAGCCATTCAGCTTTTATCCACTATCATTgtctatttaatattttattattagcGCCTCTGTGTTTTAACTCTTAATTTATGATTACgctaaaatgtttaaaattttaatcatGATAAAAAGAATTCCCTGCTTCATAATGTCCAGAGCTGCTTTATAACCCTCAACCGTTCTTTTTCTttccgtgattttttttttttcctgctaagacaaaatattaacaaaatccTGTAATGGTTCATGACATGAAAACAGCGATCTTGCAGCATTGACTAAATGCTACATGAGGCTATGTAGAAGAGTGCGAATTACGGACCGAAACAACTTCCAGATGGTGGTGGAAGTCGATAGCCAGTGATTCACAAATGAACTGGTGGCTTTTGCAGGATGGCAGTCCCAGGACAAGCTGTCGGGTGTCACCTGGGGCCTTCATACACAGAAGTAATAGGAATGATGCGTTCACTTGTGTGCTGCTTCAGTTTGTTCCCGTGTTCCCAAGGGGTGTATCCTTACGTTGAAGTGCTGTTGTTCAGTGCCAAGTCACCAGGGACCAATTCTCCATTTAACAAGATGAGTGTCCAAAACCAGAGAACTTCATACCGAGACTGCTACAGCTCCAGGGCAAGGGTATGTTCGAATTGTGTGCGTATTTTCGGTCGCTtgtgaagagaagagaaaaaaaacaacaacaattgtaaaaaaataaattaaaaaaaaaaaagggctgtgctATCACATTTTTCACTTCGGGATAACACCTTTTCCTGTGTTAAATTTCTCTTGTTCATTTTAGGTCAATGTTTAAATGTGTACAACACTTTGAACATGTAATTTGGTTACAAAAAGTATTTGTCTTCTGAAGGAAGAGGTCGCTCAGCGGTTGATCAGTGCTTGAACTGCTGCTTGCAAACAGCTGTTACGGAGGATAAAGAGGGGTTTGAGAAGCCAATAAAGAGCTTAAAGCCAGGCTGCGGGATTCCATGGCAGAAAGACCCGAGAACAGCGTGAGCCACACTTGTGTTTCATCAGAGTCCTGAACATTTGCGATCTAAACAGTTGATATTGATAATTGGAGcttactctgcttttttttttcctttttttcgcCCCCATCCCTGTGTTTGCTCCTCGGCACGCTCACACCGGTGCCTGTGAGTGGGCGGAGAGCTTTCCTGCGGAGGTGAGGTGGGGGTATCGGCTCTAAGTCCATTTTGGTTGAGAAAGTTAGAAGATACTGAGACATAAGTCTGTATAAATTTGAAGTTCCTGACATTATCATAAAGGGGAAGTTAATATCGTATCCACGAAGCAGCAATTAAGTTTCGAAGACATTGCTAGGTGACAAAGGAACAACTGCAGAGCTGCGTTGCTGGGATGGATTTTCCGTCTCTTTTCTGCTGCTTGAGCTCGCTTTAAAGAACTGTTAAGTGCGAGCCTGTGTAGGTGCGGGCTGTGCTCTCCGGCTGCGTGGGCCTCTGCGGCACCGTGCTCCGCGCTCTGCACGGCGTCCCTGGGACGTGGTGGTTACAGACAGCGACTTCTTGGCACAGGTTAAAACCCCGGCAGAGGGACCTGCTGGCCACCGGTGGGGCCGTCTGCGCACGCTCTCTGGTCCGTGTGTAcgctctctgtgtgtgtgtgtgtgtgtgtataaaaccCCCCCATATGAATAACACATACTACACAGTTATTAGCTAAACGTCTCCTCTGGTAGGAAGCTACTGGTGCTTTGTGCTTAATTTGCAAGTCCACGTTTTTTTATTAACTGCCTCTTCGCTGCCTGATCTTTCAGCGGTTACACAAGCCAAATGCTGCGctattattttaatagaaaaatagttCAAGAAATAATTTCAGCCTTGCTGTTCCAAAGTGGATGTTTAATCACCAGCCATTTTAttataattacttttaattaCTGACAGGGTGGTTACTTCCTATTTAGTTTTAAGATGGAGTAAAGCATGAACAGTTAAGCGTTTGTTACTTTGGCAGGTTTTTTTACTGGAAATACCAAGAGTCTGGGCAGCTGCATCAGTGGACATTCCCCTACTTTAGAtaaatggaactttttttttctttttaatgttgtgGTTTTGATTTCGGATATagtttctaaaaagaaaacttgTCTGAAGATTTTCTACTCTTTTACTATCTTTCCAGAGCGCTCAGAAGGAACACCAAACAAGTCCGAAGCTTGCATTTGTCTTAAAACGTTGTTTAAAATCACTATTTGAGTAGGAGGAAAGGTgatttattaaaaagcaaaatcaacaaGTTGTTATTGGACTAAAAAAGCTACAGGTCGTTTCCCccaagggtgtgtgtgtgtgtaggcaTGCACGTGCACGCTCATTAAAAGTTAAGAGAGAATGTCCAGTGCTTGACTGTCATGCTCTGCATGGCAAAGTCTTGGGTTACTTTTTCACGGTAAATATGGGAGAGGAATACAAGGGATTACGGACATTTATCCGAGTGGTGGAGCAAGAACAAGGAGAATTTTGTGTGCTATGAGTTGTAGGTGGAAGGtgagaagaagaaatactgatCGCTGGTGACTTCTCATTAGtgcaaaagttattttcaagGAACAGCTGGTGGTTTGTGTTCCAGGGGGCCTGGCGGCAGCTCCATTACTTTAGAAGTTAAAAGGGAACCGGTCCCGAgatgctttgtttgtttggggtttttgtcttAATTTGGAGTAGTCTTTTGTGAGCGTTTCGTGTTCGTATTCAGACCAGTTCTGCCCGTTGCGTATGACAGTGGTCACCTGAGGCGCGTCTCTCTGTGCACGCTGGGCATCGAGCATGGAGGATCCCGACTGGAAACGTGAGAGATGT
Protein-coding sequences here:
- the NFAT5 gene encoding nuclear factor of activated T-cells 5 isoform X2, translated to MPSDFISLLSADLDLESPKSLYSKESVYDLLPKELQLPPSRETSVASMSQTSGGEAGSPPPAVVAADASSAPSSSSMGGACSSFTTSSSPTIYSTSVTDSKAMQVESCSSAVGVSNRGVSEKQLTSNAVQQQQSTPKRHTVLYISPPPEDLLDNSRMSCQDEGCGLESEQSCSMWMEDSPSNFSNMSTSSYNDNTEVPRKSRKRNPKQRPGIKRRDCEESNMDIFDADSAKAPHYVLSQLSTDSKGNSKAGNGASENQKGAGGKKTPMLCGQYPTKSEGKELKIVVQPETQHRARYLTEGSRGSVKDRTQQGFPTVKLEGHNEPVMLQVFVGNDSGRVKPHGFYQACRVTGRNTTPCKEVDIEGTTVIEVGLDPSNNMTLAVDCVGILKLRNADVEARIGIAGSKKKSTRARLVFRVNITRKDGSTLTLQTPSSPILCTQPAGVPEILKKSLHSCSVKGEEEVFLIGKNFLKGTKVIFQENVSDENSWKAEAEIDMELFHQNHLIVKVPPYHDQQITSAVSVGIYVVTNAGRSHDVQPFTYTPDTSGTLNVKVKKEISSPAQHCSFEEAIKVKATGCNLEKVNILPSALITPLMPSSMIKNEDVAPMEVSAEKRSPPVFKASSVVGPTQQTLDNSMSSISTSASHLPSENENQQQIQPKVFNPESLTTIQTQDISQPGSFSAVSTPGQLQNSDALLQQAAQFQTRDSQTREVLQSDGTVVTLSQLTDASQQQQSTLSEPAQALQQQISSSIFSSASGVSQLQNTIQQLQAGNFPTNTATGSNRNVDLVQQVLEAQQQLSSVLFSGSDSSEDVQDQLNADIFQQVSQIQNSVSSGIFSSSDTAVHSRPENLLPGRAENVHSQPENALSNQQQQQQQQQQQAMETSAAMVIGIQQNICQAATQMQSDLFSSTTSGNGALQQSPVYQQASHIMSGLSTSEDMQMQCELFSSSPGVSGSETTPTAQQQVSNNGPTMFQASNSADGEEASGQGKQMQSTVFQTMVQMQHSGESQSQVNLFSSTKNMMTVQASGTQQQGGGLFQQGGEIMSIQSGSFMQQSPHSQAQLFHSQNPIGDAQNISQEAQGSIFRSPNSIVHNQTSTNSSDQLQPPMFHSQNTMSVLQSSSVPQDQQSANMFLSQSSMNNPATQEEQMSFFTSANSISPLQTAANTEQQTSFPQQTQISHIQSSMLPQEQPQTQPAQQGLFQSQVSLGSIQSSSIPQNQQGAIFQPQHSIVAMQSSPPSQEQQQQQQQNMMFSNQNTMSTIASQKQNMIFNPNQNPVTNQEQQGQSIFHPQTNMASMNQEQQPMQFQSQTTVSSLQNPGSNQAEAQQPAIFHNSPQIQLVQGSPSSQEQQVTLFISSASMSALQNTMSQQELQQSPLYSSQNSMAGMQGTASPPQQQASLFHNTAGGAINQLQNSPASSQQTSGIFLFGIQNNCGQLLTSGPATLPDELMAISQPGQPQSEGQAAVPTLLSQQISETPPLPSAMATNQNIEKIDDLLVSLQNQGNNMAGSF